A genomic segment from Halorubrum depositum encodes:
- a CDS encoding enoyl-CoA hydratase/isomerase family protein, with protein MTWDTITLDVDADSDVATLTVDRPEQLNALTVDTLEAIEEALDEAEAAGARALVLAGAGDEAFVAGADISYMVELSTPEAQAYAELGHRVADAIESFPAPTIAAIDGYAFGGGCELALACDLRVAAESAVLGQTEIDLGIVPGWGGTQRLSRLVGDETAKRLVFLGERIDAAEAAEVGFVGEVVADDAFDDRIDELAGALAAKPAFAMRAAKEALNAVHDGTQTGGLALERRAWSGLFGTHDQREGMRAFLEKREPEFE; from the coding sequence ATGACGTGGGACACCATCACGCTCGACGTCGACGCCGACAGCGACGTCGCGACGCTCACCGTCGACCGCCCGGAGCAGCTGAACGCGCTCACCGTCGACACGCTCGAAGCGATCGAGGAGGCGCTCGACGAGGCCGAGGCGGCGGGGGCCCGCGCGCTCGTCTTGGCCGGCGCGGGCGACGAGGCGTTCGTCGCGGGCGCGGACATCTCCTACATGGTGGAGCTGTCGACGCCGGAGGCACAGGCGTACGCCGAACTGGGTCACCGCGTCGCCGACGCGATCGAGTCGTTCCCGGCGCCGACGATCGCGGCGATCGACGGCTACGCGTTCGGCGGCGGCTGCGAGCTGGCGCTGGCATGCGACCTTCGCGTCGCCGCCGAGAGCGCCGTCCTCGGCCAGACCGAGATCGACCTCGGTATCGTCCCGGGATGGGGCGGCACCCAGCGGCTCTCCCGGCTCGTGGGCGACGAGACGGCCAAGCGGCTCGTCTTCCTCGGCGAGCGTATCGACGCCGCGGAGGCGGCCGAGGTCGGCTTCGTCGGCGAGGTCGTCGCGGACGACGCGTTCGACGACCGGATCGACGAGCTGGCGGGGGCGCTGGCCGCGAAGCCCGCCTTTGCGATGCGCGCCGCCAAGGAGGCGCTCAACGCGGTCCACGACGGCACTCAGACGGGCGGGCTCGCCTTGGAGCGCCGGGCGTGGTCCGGGCTGTTCGGTACCCACGACCAGCGCGAGGGGATGCGCGCGTTCTTAGAGAAACGCGAGCCGGAGTTCGAGTGA
- the hpt gene encoding hypoxanthine/guanine phosphoribosyltransferase yields MDQLRQSLLDAPIIEKGGYQYFVHPISDGVPMLEPELLREIVIRIIRKAELENVDKIVTPAAMGIHISTALSLMTDIPLVVIRKRQYGLDGEVPLFQETGYSESEMYINDVEEGDRVLVLDDVLSTGGTMKAILDALTNEVGAEVVDVVAVIKKAGDNELDGTDYNVKTLISVTVEDGEVVIVDAQGDE; encoded by the coding sequence ATGGACCAGTTGCGGCAGTCGCTCCTCGACGCGCCGATCATCGAGAAAGGCGGGTACCAGTACTTCGTCCACCCGATCAGCGACGGCGTCCCCATGCTCGAACCCGAGCTGCTCCGGGAGATAGTCATCCGGATCATCCGGAAGGCGGAGCTTGAGAACGTCGACAAGATCGTCACCCCCGCGGCGATGGGGATCCACATCTCCACCGCGCTCTCGTTGATGACCGACATCCCCCTCGTCGTCATCCGGAAGCGCCAGTACGGGCTCGACGGCGAGGTACCGCTGTTCCAGGAGACGGGCTACTCCGAGTCGGAGATGTACATCAACGACGTGGAGGAGGGCGACCGCGTCCTCGTGCTCGACGACGTGCTCTCGACCGGCGGCACGATGAAGGCGATCCTCGACGCGCTGACGAACGAGGTCGGCGCGGAGGTCGTCGACGTCGTCGCCGTGATCAAGAAGGCCGGCGACAACGAGCTCGACGGCACCGACTACAACGTGAAGACGCTGATCAGCGTCACCGTCGAGGACGGCGAGGTCGTGATCGTGGACGCGCAGGGCGACGAGTAA
- a CDS encoding type 1 glutamine amidotransferase domain-containing protein: protein MSSALFVVSEEGYWAEECIEPLTTLEAEGVDVTIATPSGSPPVVDERSLDPEAAGGEERVAEFREVDEEHPGLNDPEPIATVDADGYDAVVFPGGHGTVWDVNQDRHARQLLLDAVAGDDGVALVVCHAVGILAFTREADGTPLVEGRSVTGFPNEWEDGIVDDEDVMPDGRKLPYWVEDEVVLAGADWDAELDADTSVTVDGDLITARGPGSSAAAAATLLDEL from the coding sequence ATGAGCAGCGCGCTGTTCGTCGTGAGCGAGGAGGGGTACTGGGCCGAGGAGTGCATCGAGCCGCTGACGACGCTCGAGGCGGAGGGCGTCGACGTGACGATCGCGACGCCGTCGGGGTCGCCGCCGGTCGTCGACGAGCGGTCGCTCGATCCGGAGGCGGCGGGCGGCGAGGAGCGGGTCGCGGAGTTCCGAGAGGTCGACGAGGAGCACCCGGGACTCAACGATCCGGAGCCGATCGCGACGGTCGACGCCGACGGGTACGACGCGGTCGTCTTCCCCGGGGGTCACGGCACCGTCTGGGACGTGAATCAGGACCGGCACGCGCGCCAGCTCCTGCTGGACGCGGTCGCCGGCGACGACGGCGTCGCGCTCGTCGTCTGCCACGCGGTCGGCATCCTGGCGTTCACCCGCGAGGCCGACGGGACGCCCCTCGTGGAGGGCCGCTCCGTCACCGGCTTCCCGAACGAGTGGGAGGACGGGATCGTCGACGACGAGGACGTGATGCCGGACGGCCGGAAGCTCCCGTACTGGGTGGAAGACGAGGTCGTCCTCGCCGGCGCCGACTGGGACGCCGAACTCGACGCCGACACCAGCGTCACTGTCGACGGCGACCTGATAACCGCCCGCGGCCCGGGCTCCTCGGCGGCCGCGGCGGCGACGCTGCTGGACGAGCTGTAG
- a CDS encoding transcriptional regulator, which translates to METTRQRIADALREGPATASDLGESLSLPTPVVYEHLEHVSRSVDDDGADERFLVAPPECRDCGFDGFDDPVNEPSRCPECKSERIGEPAFVIR; encoded by the coding sequence ATGGAGACGACGCGCCAGCGGATCGCCGACGCGCTCCGCGAGGGGCCGGCGACCGCGAGCGACCTCGGCGAGTCGCTGTCGCTGCCGACGCCGGTCGTGTACGAACACCTAGAGCACGTCTCGCGGTCGGTCGACGACGACGGCGCCGACGAGCGGTTCCTCGTCGCGCCGCCCGAGTGCCGCGACTGCGGCTTCGACGGCTTCGACGACCCGGTCAACGAGCCGTCGCGGTGCCCGGAGTGCAAGAGCGAACGGATCGGGGAGCCGGCGTTCGTGATCCGGTGA
- a CDS encoding alpha/beta hydrolase, with the protein MSRSLPGVEGPHADATLVTGGAPAAAAEVAVVLVHGRGGTPEGLVRLADEFYRPGTTFLAPGAVRSNWYPAGHDAPVAANEPALTSAVDCVAAACRVAGEVGIGRDRVVLVGVSQGGSVVSEFLRRRPRRYGGAFVVSAALPGEDLAHRAVAGGADGDDEGEPDPGPLAGTPVALDSSAGDPYVPVERVRATADVFRRGGAGVDLRIDEGDGHGLSDATTARIADRIAALLPGDADATSE; encoded by the coding sequence ATGAGTCGGTCGCTTCCGGGAGTCGAGGGCCCGCACGCGGACGCGACGCTGGTCACCGGGGGCGCCCCGGCCGCCGCGGCCGAGGTCGCGGTCGTGCTCGTCCACGGCCGCGGCGGCACCCCCGAGGGGCTCGTCCGGCTCGCCGACGAGTTCTACCGTCCGGGGACGACCTTCCTCGCGCCGGGCGCGGTCCGGTCGAACTGGTACCCCGCCGGCCACGACGCGCCCGTCGCCGCCAACGAGCCGGCGCTCACCTCGGCCGTCGACTGCGTCGCCGCCGCCTGCCGGGTCGCCGGCGAGGTCGGGATCGGTCGGGATCGGGTCGTCCTCGTCGGCGTCTCGCAGGGCGGGAGCGTCGTGAGCGAGTTCCTCCGGCGGCGCCCGCGGCGCTACGGCGGCGCGTTCGTCGTCTCCGCGGCGCTGCCGGGCGAGGACCTCGCGCACCGGGCGGTCGCCGGGGGCGCGGACGGGGACGACGAGGGGGAGCCGGATCCGGGTCCGCTCGCCGGCACGCCGGTCGCGCTCGACAGCAGCGCGGGCGACCCGTACGTCCCGGTCGAGCGCGTCCGCGCGACCGCCGACGTCTTCCGACGCGGCGGCGCCGGGGTCGACCTCCGGATCGACGAGGGGGATGGCCACGGCCTCTCGGACGCGACGACGGCGCGGATAGCCGACCGGATCGCGGCGTTGCTCCCGGGCGACGCGGACGCGACGTCGGAGTGA
- a CDS encoding RNA-guided endonuclease InsQ/TnpB family protein, which produces MEVRRTVPVRLNVADSDAELLHETISEFLWAANYVVDHAWQGEYKTTSKAQLQRETYDSVRAETRLQANLVQNARNKAADAVQSVVARWKQGDYAGKPHFTASTLVYDKRCATFNDDHATLATLDGRITAEYVLPDENRETPHSEYLFNDDYEVTGAELHYRDGEFYLHVRTKADVEFETADDGTAEHSTVLGVDLGIENVAVTSTGTFWNGSELNHWHREFEKRRGSLQQRGTRAAHETIQSVGRTETGRYDHFFHTVSKELVAEAVEHDCHVIAFENLTGIRERMPNAKKFHAWAFRRLFEYVEYKAEVVGISVKQVSPAYTSQRCSKCGFTHENNRPTADGQDVFECLKCGYSPHADYNAAKNIGLKHLRSAQTSAGGGAPVNVRLNRGTLNVNGDYEPASNGQNGSPRESPALNEANGEAVSE; this is translated from the coding sequence ATGGAGGTCCGCCGCACCGTCCCTGTCAGGCTTAATGTGGCCGACAGCGACGCCGAGCTCCTCCACGAAACCATCTCCGAGTTCCTGTGGGCCGCCAACTACGTCGTCGACCACGCCTGGCAAGGCGAGTATAAAACGACGAGCAAAGCCCAACTCCAACGTGAAACCTACGACAGCGTGCGGGCTGAGACACGGTTACAAGCGAATCTCGTCCAGAACGCTCGCAACAAGGCCGCCGACGCCGTCCAGAGCGTCGTCGCCCGCTGGAAACAGGGTGACTACGCAGGGAAGCCGCACTTCACTGCCTCAACTCTCGTCTACGACAAGCGGTGTGCGACGTTCAACGACGACCACGCGACGCTCGCAACCCTCGACGGCCGCATTACCGCCGAGTACGTCCTTCCCGACGAAAACCGCGAGACGCCCCACTCGGAGTACCTGTTCAACGACGATTACGAAGTGACGGGTGCGGAACTCCACTACCGCGACGGCGAGTTCTACCTTCACGTCCGCACAAAGGCGGACGTAGAGTTCGAGACTGCCGACGACGGCACCGCCGAGCACAGCACAGTCCTCGGCGTTGACCTCGGCATCGAAAACGTCGCCGTCACCTCAACGGGGACATTCTGGAACGGCTCGGAATTGAATCACTGGCATCGCGAGTTCGAGAAGCGACGCGGATCGCTCCAACAGCGTGGGACGCGGGCCGCCCACGAAACCATCCAGTCGGTTGGACGCACCGAGACGGGGCGCTACGACCACTTCTTCCACACCGTCTCGAAAGAACTCGTCGCAGAAGCCGTCGAACACGACTGTCACGTGATCGCGTTCGAAAACCTGACCGGAATTCGTGAACGGATGCCGAACGCCAAGAAATTCCACGCGTGGGCGTTCCGACGCCTGTTCGAGTACGTCGAGTACAAAGCCGAAGTCGTCGGCATCTCGGTCAAGCAGGTGAGTCCCGCCTACACCTCCCAGCGGTGTTCCAAGTGCGGGTTCACTCATGAGAACAACCGCCCGACCGCAGACGGACAGGACGTGTTTGAGTGTCTCAAGTGCGGATACTCACCGCACGCAGACTACAACGCGGCGAAGAATATCGGCCTGAAGCATCTCCGCTCGGCGCAAACGTCGGCGGGCGGAGGCGCACCCGTAAACGTGCGCTTGAATCGTGGGACGTTGAACGTGAACGGTGATTACGAGCCTGCCAGCAATGGCCAGAACGGGAGTCCACGCGAAAGCCCCGCCCTCAACGAAGCGAACGGCGAAGCCGTGAGCGAGTAG
- the nth gene encoding endonuclease III has protein sequence MGTPLEPREEQVGEVLDRLYEEYPDSTISLNYSNRLELLIAVILSAQCTDERVNKVCADLFETYETPEEYANAPQEEMAEAINSITYYNNKAKYIRSACADIAEKHDGEVPDTMSELTDLAGVGRKTANVVLQHGHDVVEGIVVDTHVQRLTRRLGTTEEERPEAIEQDLLDVVPESDWQQFTHLMIDHGRATCTAINPDCGECVLADVCPSEKGDAEVDLASGEAW, from the coding sequence ATGGGCACGCCACTGGAGCCGCGGGAAGAGCAGGTCGGGGAGGTCCTCGATCGGCTGTACGAGGAGTACCCGGACTCGACGATCTCGCTGAACTACTCGAACCGGCTGGAGCTGCTCATCGCCGTGATCCTCTCCGCGCAGTGCACCGACGAGCGCGTGAACAAGGTGTGCGCCGACCTCTTCGAGACGTACGAGACGCCAGAGGAGTACGCGAACGCGCCCCAAGAGGAGATGGCCGAGGCGATCAACTCGATCACCTACTACAACAACAAGGCGAAGTACATCCGGTCGGCGTGCGCGGACATCGCCGAGAAGCACGACGGCGAGGTCCCGGACACGATGTCCGAGCTGACGGACCTGGCCGGAGTGGGGCGCAAGACCGCCAACGTCGTCCTCCAGCACGGCCACGACGTCGTCGAGGGGATCGTCGTCGACACCCACGTCCAGCGGCTCACGCGGCGACTGGGGACCACGGAGGAGGAACGCCCCGAGGCGATCGAGCAAGACCTGCTGGACGTCGTTCCCGAGAGCGACTGGCAGCAGTTCACGCACCTCATGATCGACCACGGGCGCGCCACGTGCACCGCGATCAACCCGGACTGCGGGGAGTGCGTGCTCGCGGACGTCTGTCCCTCGGAGAAGGGCGACGCCGAGGTCGACCTCGCGAGCGGCGAGGCGTGGTGA
- a CDS encoding DoxX family protein: MSTKTTNEFGGEIGGVTLLGKAHSLSALFIVVLRATIGGMILFAGLGKVSEWPFDAAGYLANVDPASPVSGLFAAMAASPALMEVVNVFVPATQLLIGTALILGAFVRLAALGGAMQMALFYLGGWSGDALALFDSTLVYAVVFLTVAAFGAGRVLGLDAYIETLEVGGEALTERFPKLRYVLG, from the coding sequence ATGTCCACGAAAACCACAAACGAGTTCGGCGGGGAGATCGGCGGCGTCACGCTGCTGGGGAAGGCGCACTCGCTGTCGGCGCTGTTCATCGTCGTGCTCCGGGCGACGATCGGCGGGATGATCCTGTTCGCCGGTCTCGGGAAGGTCTCGGAGTGGCCGTTCGACGCCGCGGGGTACCTCGCGAACGTCGACCCTGCGAGCCCGGTCAGCGGCCTGTTCGCCGCGATGGCCGCCAGCCCGGCGCTGATGGAGGTCGTCAACGTGTTCGTGCCCGCGACCCAGCTGCTCATCGGAACGGCGCTCATCCTGGGCGCGTTCGTCCGGCTGGCCGCGCTCGGCGGCGCGATGCAGATGGCGCTGTTCTACCTCGGTGGGTGGAGCGGCGACGCCCTCGCGCTGTTCGACTCGACGCTGGTGTACGCGGTCGTGTTCCTCACGGTCGCGGCGTTCGGCGCGGGCCGCGTCCTCGGGCTGGACGCGTACATCGAGACGCTGGAGGTCGGCGGCGAGGCGCTGACCGAGCGGTTCCCGAAGCTCCGCTACGTCCTCGGCTGA
- a CDS encoding glutamate--cysteine ligase, translating to MELGSRDAFARMGTLGIEEEFYIVDADGRPTSGTDDLVYGRDPPSAVPDGFDHELFKCTIEAQTELIEDPADAADALSTVREALVNHAAADGYRIAAAGLHPAAKWRELDHVEKPRYEAQLDRIQYPQHRNTTAGLHVHVGVDDADKAVWVANRLRWHSPVLLALSANSPFWNGFDTGLASARAKIFENLPNTGIPSAFDDFDAFQRYERRMVETESIADRGELWFDVRPHTGHGTVEVRAPDAQRDPAVTLALVEYVHALVVDYAERYADGESAPALRRELLDENKWRAIRHGHDASFVDRNGEETVSLGEVVDRECDRLGISGIREVYDAESGTERQRRLREESGIDALCEDLILSP from the coding sequence ATGGAACTCGGTTCGCGGGACGCGTTCGCCCGGATGGGAACGCTCGGCATCGAAGAGGAGTTCTACATCGTCGATGCCGACGGCCGTCCGACCTCGGGGACCGACGACCTCGTCTACGGCCGCGACCCGCCGAGCGCGGTGCCCGACGGATTCGATCACGAGCTGTTCAAATGCACCATCGAGGCGCAGACGGAGCTGATCGAGGACCCGGCGGACGCCGCGGACGCCCTGTCGACGGTGCGGGAGGCGCTCGTCAACCACGCCGCCGCGGACGGCTATCGGATCGCCGCCGCGGGGCTCCATCCGGCCGCGAAGTGGCGCGAGCTGGACCACGTCGAGAAGCCCCGGTACGAGGCGCAGCTCGACCGCATTCAGTACCCGCAACACCGCAACACCACGGCCGGGCTCCACGTCCACGTCGGCGTCGACGACGCGGACAAGGCGGTGTGGGTCGCCAACCGGCTCCGCTGGCACTCCCCCGTGCTGCTCGCGCTGTCCGCGAACTCCCCGTTCTGGAACGGCTTCGACACCGGGCTCGCGTCGGCCCGCGCGAAGATATTCGAGAACCTCCCGAACACGGGAATCCCGTCGGCGTTCGACGACTTCGACGCCTTCCAGCGCTACGAGCGCCGGATGGTCGAGACGGAGTCGATCGCCGACCGCGGCGAGCTCTGGTTCGACGTGCGCCCGCACACCGGCCACGGCACGGTGGAGGTGCGGGCGCCCGACGCCCAGCGCGATCCCGCGGTCACTCTCGCCTTGGTCGAGTACGTCCACGCGCTCGTGGTCGACTACGCCGAGCGCTACGCCGACGGCGAATCCGCGCCGGCGCTCCGCCGCGAGCTCCTCGACGAGAACAAGTGGCGCGCGATCCGCCACGGACACGACGCCTCGTTCGTCGACCGGAACGGCGAGGAGACGGTCTCGCTCGGCGAGGTCGTCGATCGCGAGTGCGACCGCCTCGGGATCTCCGGGATCCGCGAGGTGTACGACGCCGAGAGCGGCACCGAGCGCCAGCGCCGGCTCCGCGAGGAGTCCGGAATCGACGCACTGTGCGAGGACCTGATCCTGTCGCCGTAA
- a CDS encoding phosphopantetheine adenylyltransferase, producing the protein MNVALGGTFDPVHDGHRKLFERAFELGDVTVGLTSDELAPKTRHVERYVRPYDRRKRDLEAELAPRAEEYDREFAVRELTEPTGIAVEPEFDALIVSPETKAGGERINDIRRERGHDPLELVVVDHVPAEDGERISSTRIVAGEIDEHGNLTPDREGRGATRPE; encoded by the coding sequence ATGAACGTCGCGCTTGGTGGCACCTTCGATCCCGTTCACGACGGCCACCGGAAGCTGTTCGAACGGGCGTTCGAGCTGGGGGACGTCACCGTCGGCCTCACCTCCGACGAGCTCGCGCCGAAGACCCGCCACGTCGAGCGCTACGTCCGCCCGTACGACCGCCGCAAGCGCGATCTGGAGGCCGAGCTGGCGCCGCGGGCCGAGGAGTACGACCGCGAGTTCGCGGTCCGCGAGCTCACCGAGCCGACCGGCATCGCCGTCGAGCCCGAGTTCGACGCCCTCATCGTCTCCCCCGAGACGAAGGCGGGCGGCGAGCGGATCAACGATATCCGTCGCGAGCGCGGCCACGACCCGCTCGAACTCGTCGTCGTCGACCACGTGCCGGCCGAGGACGGCGAGCGCATCTCCTCGACGCGGATCGTCGCGGGCGAGATCGACGAGCACGGCAACCTCACGCCGGATCGCGAGGGTCGCGGTGCGACCCGGCCGGAATGA
- a CDS encoding FAD-dependent oxidoreductase: protein MSDPFVVVGADAAGLSAASKFRREAPDREVIVFERGRWISYAYCGMPYFIEGRVERLSDLLSLSPSDVDERGIDLRRGHEVVAVDPDKKTVAVETADGDSFEQPYGDLLVATGGRASTGPFDVRGVDGAFTLHDMDAAAAIDAYVAEPDAYDPDRADVSAVDRERVERNAAMPAPERAAIVGGGYVGVETAEALSDRGLDVHLFQRSGHLLPPFGEAVGDRVEAELIAEGVTVHTGSPVEALVGDDRIEGVAFDGETLPVDMAVVGVGIEPNTALLDGTGAELGEGGAVLTDGHGRTSLPDVYAAGDCATAFHAVTGEPAWMPLGLTANRAGRAIGATVAGDPSPVGDIAGTAVVKAFDMEAGRVGLVEDAAAREAGFDPVRETVTAGSRSGYYPGAAPTDVTLVADRDSGRLIGGSIVGPDRAAIRIDTLATALEADMTVAEVERLDLAYAPPFSPVWDPVLVAAKVLNGTLAEE, encoded by the coding sequence ATGAGCGACCCCTTCGTCGTGGTCGGCGCCGACGCGGCCGGACTGAGCGCGGCCAGCAAGTTCCGCCGCGAGGCGCCCGACCGCGAGGTGATCGTCTTCGAGAGGGGACGGTGGATCTCGTACGCCTACTGCGGCATGCCCTACTTCATCGAGGGGCGCGTCGAGCGGCTGTCGGACCTCCTCTCGCTGTCCCCGAGCGACGTCGACGAGCGCGGGATCGACCTCCGGCGCGGCCACGAGGTGGTCGCGGTGGACCCGGACAAAAAGACCGTCGCCGTCGAGACCGCCGACGGGGACTCGTTCGAGCAGCCGTACGGCGACCTCCTCGTCGCGACCGGCGGGCGCGCCTCTACCGGCCCGTTCGACGTGCGCGGGGTCGACGGCGCGTTCACGCTCCACGACATGGACGCCGCGGCCGCGATCGACGCGTACGTCGCCGAGCCGGACGCGTACGACCCGGACCGCGCCGACGTGAGCGCGGTCGACCGCGAGCGCGTCGAGCGCAACGCCGCGATGCCCGCCCCCGAGCGGGCGGCGATCGTCGGCGGCGGCTACGTCGGCGTCGAGACGGCCGAGGCCCTCTCCGATCGCGGCCTCGACGTCCACCTCTTCCAGCGCTCCGGGCACCTGCTCCCGCCGTTCGGCGAGGCGGTCGGCGACCGCGTCGAGGCGGAGCTGATCGCGGAGGGCGTGACGGTCCACACCGGGAGCCCGGTCGAGGCGCTCGTCGGCGACGACCGGATCGAGGGCGTGGCGTTCGACGGGGAGACGCTCCCCGTCGACATGGCGGTCGTCGGCGTCGGGATCGAACCGAACACGGCGCTGCTCGACGGGACCGGCGCCGAGCTCGGCGAGGGCGGCGCGGTCCTGACCGACGGGCACGGCCGGACGAGCCTGCCGGACGTGTACGCCGCCGGCGACTGCGCGACCGCGTTCCACGCCGTCACCGGCGAGCCGGCGTGGATGCCGCTCGGCCTCACCGCGAACCGCGCCGGGCGGGCGATCGGCGCCACCGTCGCGGGCGACCCCTCGCCCGTGGGCGACATCGCGGGCACCGCGGTCGTGAAGGCGTTCGACATGGAGGCCGGCCGCGTCGGCCTCGTCGAGGACGCCGCCGCCCGCGAGGCCGGCTTCGACCCCGTCCGCGAGACCGTCACCGCCGGCTCCCGGTCGGGGTACTACCCGGGCGCGGCGCCGACCGACGTGACGCTCGTCGCCGACCGCGACTCGGGGCGCCTGATCGGCGGGAGCATCGTCGGCCCCGACCGCGCCGCGATCCGGATCGACACGCTCGCGACCGCGCTGGAGGCCGACATGACCGTCGCCGAGGTCGAGCGGCTCGACCTGGCGTACGCGCCCCCGTTCAGCCCGGTGTGGGACCCGGTCCTCGTCGCGGCGAAGGTGCTCAACGGGACGCTCGCCGAGGAGTAG
- a CDS encoding RNA-binding protein — MPKVPFHYVDLRAFSYATEDEKRVEDALRRFLPEDAEIDRVENVGHHGDRIVVLSARIENADGMRHVLDALADLDDVDRVIDELDQRVDDNCALFLRVDKQAAFRGDVRLGPGITVRAKVEAYPAKKEAAVENARETLSRLAEDVDGDA; from the coding sequence ATGCCCAAAGTCCCCTTCCACTACGTCGACCTCCGGGCGTTCTCGTACGCCACGGAAGACGAGAAGCGGGTCGAAGACGCCCTCCGCAGGTTCCTCCCCGAGGACGCCGAGATCGACCGCGTCGAGAACGTCGGCCACCACGGCGACCGGATCGTCGTGCTCTCCGCCCGGATCGAGAACGCCGACGGGATGCGTCACGTCCTCGACGCGCTGGCCGACCTCGACGACGTCGACCGCGTGATCGACGAGCTCGACCAGCGCGTCGACGACAACTGCGCGCTGTTCCTGCGCGTCGACAAGCAGGCCGCGTTCCGCGGCGACGTCCGACTCGGTCCCGGGATCACCGTCCGCGCGAAGGTGGAGGCGTACCCGGCGAAGAAGGAGGCCGCCGTCGAGAACGCCCGCGAGACGCTGTCGCGGCTGGCCGAGGACGTCGACGGCGACGCCTGA
- a CDS encoding DUF7524 family protein codes for MPTLAVELNGDAVHSIRAPDRFATTGHFSIAFENLGRSTHVHLHFDDDLDRVCSIGETNHFVDDESTRRVHVTADEVDEPVVGKLKIVTGYGSNTRYVDVRLDPPPDAGADEVVIDERFTKPPERPPDPPPRQRAANAIAGLVERGGVPGAVLGLVAVVAGVAVALAVDSVLVSVAVGVVLAVTIAAVLLAVA; via the coding sequence GTGCCGACACTCGCCGTCGAACTGAACGGGGACGCCGTCCACTCGATCCGGGCACCGGACCGGTTCGCGACGACCGGTCACTTCTCGATCGCCTTCGAGAACCTCGGCCGGTCGACGCACGTCCACCTGCACTTCGACGACGACCTCGACCGCGTCTGCTCGATCGGCGAGACGAACCACTTCGTCGACGACGAGTCGACCAGGCGGGTCCACGTCACCGCCGACGAGGTCGACGAGCCCGTCGTCGGGAAGCTGAAGATCGTCACCGGCTACGGCTCGAACACCCGGTACGTCGACGTCAGGCTCGACCCGCCGCCGGACGCCGGGGCCGACGAGGTCGTCATCGACGAGCGGTTCACCAAGCCCCCGGAACGGCCGCCCGACCCCCCGCCCCGGCAGCGCGCCGCGAACGCGATCGCGGGCCTCGTGGAGCGCGGCGGCGTGCCGGGGGCCGTCCTCGGTCTCGTCGCCGTCGTCGCCGGCGTCGCGGTCGCGCTCGCGGTCGACAGCGTGCTCGTCTCGGTCGCGGTCGGCGTCGTCCTGGCGGTGACGATCGCGGCCGTGCTGCTCGCGGTCGCGTGA
- a CDS encoding methytransferase partner Trm112: protein MKESLMDVVCCPLDKADLELDVDDRDEEEILAGTLTCTECGETYPIEDGIPNLLPPDMREEATA, encoded by the coding sequence ATGAAGGAGTCACTGATGGACGTCGTCTGCTGCCCGCTCGACAAGGCCGACCTCGAACTCGACGTCGACGACCGCGACGAGGAGGAGATCCTCGCCGGCACCCTCACCTGCACCGAGTGCGGGGAGACGTACCCCATCGAGGACGGGATCCCGAACCTCCTCCCGCCGGACATGCGCGAGGAGGCGACCGCCTAG
- a CDS encoding ribonuclease P protein component 4: protein MGIPSERIERLLTLAREAVVDDEYDRSREYVALARRIAERNRCGLPADFSRRTCDDCDVYLRPGKTGRVRLRPGRVVVRCRECGSTARYPFD, encoded by the coding sequence ATGGGGATCCCGTCGGAACGGATCGAGCGCCTGTTGACGCTCGCCCGCGAGGCGGTCGTCGACGACGAGTACGACCGCTCGCGGGAGTACGTCGCGCTCGCGCGCCGGATCGCGGAGCGGAACCGCTGCGGCCTCCCGGCCGACTTCTCCCGACGGACCTGCGACGACTGCGACGTGTACCTCCGGCCCGGGAAGACGGGCCGCGTCCGGCTCCGGCCCGGCCGCGTCGTCGTGCGCTGCCGCGAGTGCGGGTCGACGGCGCGGTACCCGTTCGACTGA